Genomic segment of Mucilaginibacter sabulilitoris:
AGTTTGTTGAAGGATTTATATTCCTACGCACGCAATGACATAGTAATGGATCATTCTTATTTACTCCCCAAACGATATCGACACATCGTCACTTATAGGGTGCCCGGTGCAGGTGAGTATCCAGCCTTCGGCCATATCGGCATCGGTGAGTACATCGTTTTTTACCATCTCAATTTTACCGCTGGTGCATTTAGCGGTACAGGTAGAACACACGCCGTTGCGACAGCTATAAGGTAGCGGAACGTTATTTTGCAGCGCGGCTTGCAGTATGGATTGATTTTCGCCAACAGCAAGGTCATGCACTTCGTTTTTAAATTTGATGCGGATATTGCGCGGGGGAAAATTGATCATGCTGCTGGTTACGGACACCGTTTCGAGCACAAAATTTTCCCGGCGTATCTGCCCGGGGTCGATGCCCATATACACCAGCGCAAACCTGATCATGCGCATATAAGGGAACGGTCCGCAGAGATAAAACTCGGCCTTTTTCAAATCATGTTGTACAAGCTGACGGGTAAGGGTTTCTACCCGGTCGGTATTGAGTCGGTTACCTTTACTGCTGATCAGGTAAATAACGGTAAATCGGCCGGTATGTTTGGCCGTTAGTTCATCCAGTTCGGTCTTAAATAAAACCGATTCGTCATCCTGGCTGCTGTATATTAATGTCAGACGACTTTTACCGGGTCTGCCCAATATATATTTAAGTT
This window contains:
- a CDS encoding ferredoxin--NADP reductase, producing MNEDILKLKIEQIKWETPDTATFYLSNTTGEPIPYKAGQFITLIFNHRNEEIRRSYSLSSSPDEELLSITVKRITNGEISRFMLAKEHPGDVLTALAPAGRFNITKFEQEKDILLFAGGSGITPIFSQLKYILGRPGKSRLTLIYSSQDDESVLFKTELDELTAKHTGRFTVIYLISSKGNRLNTDRVETLTRQLVQHDLKKAEFYLCGPFPYMRMIRFALVYMGIDPGQIRRENFVLETVSVTSSMINFPPRNIRIKFKNEVHDLAVGENQSILQAALQNNVPLPYSCRNGVCSTCTAKCTSGKIEMVKNDVLTDADMAEGWILTCTGHPISDDVSISFGE